A window of Silurus meridionalis isolate SWU-2019-XX chromosome 4, ASM1480568v1, whole genome shotgun sequence contains these coding sequences:
- the irgq1 gene encoding T-cell-specific guanine nucleotide triphosphate-binding protein 2 → MENIGFTVPQKIPEEYINKITEAIQSTKLENIPQQFMTLLKVYDQFKLDVAVTGDSGSGKSTLINALLGLEADAKGAAPTGVVETTMKPAVYQHPNCSQVRLWDLPGMGTPSFTSKSYVETMNFNLYDMFFVVISERFRENNMLLIDEIHKQNKPFYVIRTKVDSDLRAQSRKHNFTETGVLSEMRDECLKYLEEKNLHPHIFLVSAHNTLNYEMQKLMDTFKKEVPELKKKVFALFLVNLFSGDRRKQRTMKLHALQSGKINDKEVLDLKDFCRCFDVSNVTDTLTTSLEALDHFQLDVAILGETGSGVTTLLNCLIRQQDDTFCSVLTEMPATSPQYPNVRFWAVSGIENIILNSLESMTETLDHFDFYVLIVTEWKKAHHIDLARVVQKLRKQYTFVQTKTDCHLQAQKDLCCSETEILDGLRAQCAEELQRAEVDSSQLFLVNCLDRKKLDFVGLESVLGCNLDTIRRSAFAYYVDKIVRNRKQAQSSCQIL, encoded by the exons ATGGAAAACATTGG ATTTACAGTACCACAAAAGATCCCAGAGGAATACATCAACAAAATCACTGAGGCAATCCAGTCTACAAAACTAGAGAATATCCCTCAACAGTTTATGACTTTGCTGAAAGTGTATGATCAATTCAAGCTGGATGTTGCTGTGACAGGAGATTCCGGCTCAGGAAAATCTACACTCATCAATGCTCTGCTTGGACTGGAAGCTGATGCTAAAGGTGCTGCACCAACAGGAGTTGTGGAGACCACAATGAAACCTGCAGTGTATCAACATCCAAATTGTTCCCAAGTGAGACTGTGGGATCTACCAGGAATGGGTACACCCTCTTTTACATCTAAGAGTTATGTAGAGACAATGAACTTCAACCTCTATGACATGTTTTTTGTAGTGATATCTGAACGATTTAGAGAAAACAACATGCTTCTGATTGatgaaatacataaacaaaacaagCCTTTTTATGTTATTAGAACAAAAGTAGACAGTGATCTGCGTGCACAAAGTAGAAAACATAACTTTACAGAAACTGGCGTTTTAAGTGAAATGAGGGATGAAtgcttaaaatatttagaagagaAAAACCTGCACCCCCATATCTTCTTAGTATCAGCCCATAACACACTCAACTATGAAATGCAGAAACTTATGGACACCTTTAAGAAAGAGGTtccagaactaaaaaaaaaagtttttgctcTTTTCCTGGTGAATTTGTTCAGTGGAGATAGAAGAAAACAAAG GACCATGAAGCTACATGCCCTGCAGAGTGGAAAAATCAATGATAAGGAGGTATTGGACCTAAAAGATTTCTGCAGATGTTTTGATGTTTCAAATGTAACTGACACACTGACAACTTCATTGGAGGCTCTAGATCACTTTCAGCTTGATGTGGCTATTTTAGGGGAGACAGGATCTGGAGTAACTACTCTTCTGAATTGTCTAATAAGACAACAGGATGATACCTTTTGTTCAGTACTTACTGAAATGCCAGCAACAAGTCCTCAGTACCCAAATGTCAGATTTTGGGCTGTGTCTGGTATCGAGAACATTATACTAAACTCATTGGAGAGTATGACAGAAACTTTGGACCATTTTGATTTCTATGTGCTTATTGTGACAGAGTGGAAGAAGGCACACCACATAGACCTTGCAAGAGTTGTTCAAAAGTTACGAAAGCAGTACACCTTTGTCCAGACAAAGACTGACTGTCATTTGCAAGCTCAAAAAGATttgtgctgttctgagactgaAATTCTGGATGGGCTTCGAGCCCAATGTGCTGAGGAACTTCAGAGGGCAGAAGTCGACAGTTCACAATTGTTCCTCGTAAACTGCTTAGATAGAAAAAAATTAGACTTTGTCGGTCTTGAGAGTGTATTGGGCTGTAACCTGGACACTATAAGGAGAAGTGCTTTTGCATATTATGTTGATAAAATTGTGAGAAACAGAAAGCAAGCACAGAGTAGTTGTCAGATACTCTAG
- the LOC124384190 gene encoding trypsin-2-like, with protein sequence MLILLVALLGAAAAAPLDDKIVGGYECQAHSQPWQVSLNIGYHFCGGSLINDQWVVSAAHCWMDPYSQIVILGDHHIWKYEGTEQYMAVNAIYWHQSYDYQTLDYDIMLLKLAHPVTINDFVKPVALPTTCPTPGEMCTVSGWGNIYTDSVFNPFNLQCVEVPILSQEVCEKSYPGQITNHMVCAGYLEGGKDACQGDSGGPLVCNRVLHGIVSWGYGCAQPDYPGVYTKVCSLLPWINEILSNY encoded by the exons ATGTTGATTTTACTGGTAGCTCTTCTGGGTGCTGCAG CTGCAGCACCATTGGATGATAAGATAGTTGGTGGTTATGAGTGTCAGGCTCACTCTCAGCCCTGGCAGGTCTCTTTGAACATTGGCTATCATTTCTGTGGTGGTTCCCTCATCAATGACCAGTGGGTCGTCTCTGCTGCTCACTGCTGGATGGA TCCCTATAGTCAGATAGTGATTCTGGGTGACCATCACATTTGGAAGTATGAAGGCACAGAGCAGTACATGGCTGTGAATGCCATCTACTGGCACCAGAGCTATGACTACCAGACGTTGGACTACGACATCATGCTGCTAAAGTTAGCCCACCCTGTAACAATAAATGACTTTGTGAAGCCTGTTGCTCTGCCCACTACATGCCCCACTCCAGGGGAGATGTGTACGGTGTCTGGTTGGGGCAACATCTACACAGACTCAG tgttcaaCCCATTCAACCTCCAGTGTGTAGAGGTTCCTATCCTTTCTCAAGAAGTGTGTGAGAAATCATATCCAGGACAAATCACAAACCACATGGTGTGTGCTGGATATCTTGAAGGAGGCAAGGATGCCTGTCAG GGTGATTCTGGAGGTCCTCTGGTGTGCAACCGTGTCCTACATGGCATTGTGTCCTGGGGTTATGGCTGTGCTCAACCTGATTATCCTGGTGTCTACACTAAAGTGTGTTCTCTTCTACCATGGATCAATGAGATTCTTAGCAACTATTAG
- the LOC124384189 gene encoding trypsin-like, with product MTPNLAAEAINMSLIILLALVGAAVAAPSGEQRIVGGSECLAHSQPWMVSLHYGYHFCGGVLINEQWVLSTAQCWYNPYGMQFILGDHDVRVFEGTEQLLKTENIIWHPKYDYKTLDYDIMLIKLFHPVKVTNAVQPISLPSGCPYDGMSCTVSGWGSLYADSLFMPFRLQCADVPVVGERECERSYPGMLTPRMLCAGHKEGGKDACFRDAGSPLVCNGAVHGLVSWGQGCGLPGYPGVYVKVCEFLYWIKDVMAANP from the exons ATGACACCCAATTTGGCTGCTGAAGCAATCAACATGAGCTTGATCATTCTGCTGGCATTAGTAGGAGCTGCTG TGGCAGCACCCAGTGGCGAACAAAGAATTGTTGGAGGCTCCGAGTGTCTTGCTCATTCACAGCCATGGATGGTGTCTCTGCACTATGGCTATCACTTCTGTGGAGGAGTGCTCATTAATGAGCAGTGGGTGCTCTCTACTGCCCAGTGCTGGTACAA TCCCTATGGCATGCAGTTCATTTTGGGAGATCATGATGTGCGTGTGTTTGAGGGAACTGAGCAGCTTCTAAAGACAGAAAATATTATCTGGCACCCCAA ATATGACTACAAGACTCTGGACTATGATATAATGCTAATTAAGCTGTTCCACCCAGTAAAAGTGACTAATGCTGTGCAGCCAATATCTCTGCCATCTGGCTGTCCCTATGACGGAATGTCCTGTACTGTATCTGGATGGGGGTCTCTTTATGCTGATAGCT TATTCATGCCATTTCGTCTTCAGTGTGCTGATGTTCCAGTTGTGGGTGAGCGGGAGTGTGAGAGGTCATATCCTGGTATGCTGACTCCTAGAATGCTGTGTGCTGGCCACAAGGAAGGTGGCAAGGACGCATGCTTT AGGGATGCAGGCAGTCCACTGGTGTGTAATGGAGCGGTGCATGGACTGGTGTCTTGGGGTCAAGGCTGTGGCCTGCCAGGCTACCCCGGAGTCTACGTCAAAGTGTGCGAGTTCCTCTATTGGATCAAAGATGTCATGGCCGCAAACCCTTAG